Proteins encoded together in one Mycolicibacter minnesotensis window:
- a CDS encoding 3'(2'),5'-bisphosphate nucleotidase CysQ, with product MNDHQLAAQLATEAGRLLLRVREELADAGEAERKAAGDQRSHDFLMAALAAERPQDAVLSEEGADNPVRLSAERVWIVDPLDGTREFSELGRDDWAVHVALWQSGELTAGAVALPARGTTLATPSVSAPPAHDAAPRIAVSRSRPPAIAEAVREQLNGVLVPMGSAGVKVAAVVQGIADVYVHAGGQYEWDSAAPVAVARAAGLHTSRIDGSPLIYNRPDPLLPDLVVCRPEYAQGVLAAIG from the coding sequence GTGAACGACCACCAGCTGGCCGCACAGCTGGCCACCGAGGCGGGTCGGCTGCTGCTGCGGGTCCGCGAGGAGCTGGCCGACGCCGGTGAGGCGGAGCGCAAAGCTGCCGGTGACCAGCGTTCGCACGACTTTCTGATGGCAGCGCTGGCCGCCGAGCGGCCGCAGGATGCGGTGCTGTCCGAAGAGGGTGCCGACAATCCGGTCCGGCTCAGTGCCGAGCGGGTGTGGATCGTCGATCCGCTGGACGGTACCCGCGAGTTCAGCGAGCTCGGCCGCGACGACTGGGCCGTGCACGTGGCGCTGTGGCAGTCCGGCGAGCTGACGGCCGGGGCGGTGGCCCTGCCCGCGCGGGGGACCACCTTGGCGACCCCGTCGGTGTCCGCGCCGCCCGCCCACGATGCCGCGCCGCGTATCGCGGTATCGCGCAGCCGGCCGCCGGCGATCGCGGAAGCGGTGCGCGAGCAGCTGAACGGTGTGCTGGTCCCGATGGGCTCGGCCGGGGTCAAGGTCGCCGCTGTGGTGCAGGGCATCGCCGACGTCTACGTCCACGCCGGTGGGCAGTACGAGTGGGACTCGGCTGCCCCGGTGGCGGTGGCGCGGGCCGCGGGCCTGCACACCTCACGTATCGATGGTTCACCGCTGATCTACAACCGGCCCGATCCGTTGCTGCCCGACCTGGTGGTGTGTCGCCCCGAATACGCGCAAGGGGTGCTCGCGGCAATCGGTTGA
- a CDS encoding Rrf2 family transcriptional regulator: MRMSAKAEYAVRAMVQLATAEPGALIKTDDIAAAQGIPAQFLVDILSDLRTDRLVRSQRGRDGGYELARAATAISVADVLRCIDGPLASVRDIGMGDLPYAGPTAALTDVWRALRASMRSVLEETSLADVASGELPVHVAELATDYRTQERQRGHSPG, from the coding sequence ATGCGCATGTCGGCCAAGGCGGAGTACGCGGTGCGAGCGATGGTCCAATTGGCCACCGCCGAGCCTGGCGCGCTGATCAAGACCGACGATATCGCTGCTGCGCAGGGCATTCCAGCGCAATTCCTCGTCGACATCCTTTCCGACCTGCGCACCGATCGGCTGGTGCGCAGCCAGCGCGGCCGCGACGGCGGCTACGAGTTGGCCCGGGCCGCCACCGCGATCAGCGTCGCCGATGTACTGCGCTGCATCGACGGCCCGCTGGCCAGTGTTCGTGATATCGGGATGGGCGATCTGCCTTATGCCGGACCGACGGCAGCCTTGACCGACGTGTGGCGGGCGTTGCGGGCCAGTATGCGCTCGGTGCTCGAAGAGACCAGCCTGGCCGATGTGGCCTCCGGGGAACTGCCCGTCCACGTCGCCGAACTTGCCACCGACTATCGCACCCAGGAACGCCAGCGGGGTCATTCGCCGGGCTAG